The following is a genomic window from Micromonospora cathayae.
CCGCCTGCAAGTCGGACACCGCGACCGAGGAGCCGACGGCGGCCGGTTCCTCCTCCTCGGCCCCGGCCGGCGGCATCCCCAGCGACGCCAAGGAGGCGCTGCTCGCCTCGACCAAGGAACTCAGCAAGGGTGACTTCAGCTTCACCATGGCCGGTGGCGAGCTCAACGGGGCCGGCAAGGTGCACATGCCGACCAAGAGCGCCGAGATGACCATGACCGGTGGCGACGCCTCGGACGACCTGGCCATGGAGATGCACCTGGTCTTCATCGACACCGACACCTGGGTGAAGATCCAGTTCAGTGGCGCGATGGCGACCGCCGCGCCCGGCAACCTGAACTCCGGCAAGTACCAGCACCTCGACCGGAGCCGGATCAAGGGCGTCAAGGACCTCGAGTTCGACTTCGCCGACGTCGACCCGGCCGGCAGCGAGGCGCTGACCAAGGCGATCACCGAGGTCCGCAAGACCGGTGAGGGCATGTACGCCGGCACCCTCGACGCCACCAAGGCGACCGGCTCCGACGTGCTCGACGCCGAAACGGTCAAGGCCCTGGCCGGCCAGGCCAGCGCGGTGCCGTTCACCGCCAAGCTCGACGCGCAGGGCCGGCTGACCGAGTTCGGCATCGAGGTGCCGGCGGCCGGGACCGCCAAGGCCCAGAACCTGCTGATCACGTACAGCGACTACGGTGCGACCACGCCGGTGCAGCAGCCCCCGGCGGACCAGGTCGTCGAGGCCTCCGACGACGTCTACAAGATGTTCGGCTGAGCGACGGAACACCGGACGGGGCGGCCACCGGTCGCCCCGTCCGTGCGTACCGGCGCTGGCGGCTACGGCGTGCGTACCCGGGCTGCGGTTACGGCCCGGCGTGCCGGGGTGGCGGTCGCGGGCGGCCGGCGGAGAGCGGGTCTCAGGAGCCGGCGGACGGAGGCGGAGCGGGTCTCAGGAGCCGGCGGACGGGGGCGGAGCGGGTCTCAGGAGTCGGCGGCCGGGCGGGCGGCGTCGATGCGGGCCCGCGCCCCGTCCAGCCAGCGCTGGCAGACCTCGGCCAGCCGCTCGCCGCGTTCCCACAGCGCCAGCGACTCCTCCAGCGAGGTCCCGCCGGTCTCCAGCCGCTCCACCACCGACGCCAGTTCGGCGCGGGCCTGCTCGTAGCTGAGCCGCTCGTCGTTCTTCTCGTCAGTCATCGCCCGCTATCCCACCACACGCTCACCCGGCCGCCCCGGTGGCGTCGACGGTGGCGGCGAGTTCGCCCTCGGCGAGGCGTACCCGCAGCGGGTCACCCGGCCCCACCTCGGAGCCGGCGCGGACCACGTGCCCGTCGGCGCGCTGCACGATCGCGTAGCCGCGCTCCAGGGTGGCGGCCGGGGACAGCGCCCGCAGCCGGGCCAGGGTGTGCCGCAGGTCGCTCTCGGCGGTGCCGAGCCGGTGGTCCAGGCAGCGGCCGGTGCGGGCGCGCAGCGCCGCCAGGTCGGCGGCCCGCTGCTCCACCATCACCTGCGGGCGGGCCAGCACCGGACGGGAGCGCAGCAGGTCGAGCCGGTGCGCCTCCCGGTCCACCAGGTTGCGTACCGACCGTTCCAGCCGGTGCCGGGCCTGCCGGATGAGGCGTACCTCCTCGGTGAGGTCCGGGACGAT
Proteins encoded in this region:
- a CDS encoding exodeoxyribonuclease VII small subunit, translating into MTDEKNDERLSYEQARAELASVVERLETGGTSLEESLALWERGERLAEVCQRWLDGARARIDAARPAADS